Proteins from a single region of Oryza brachyantha chromosome 6, ObraRS2, whole genome shotgun sequence:
- the LOC102723063 gene encoding chaperone protein dnaJ GFA2, mitochondrial-like has product MRLPGGARLALLLARRRALHSSSSSAAPSYASPFHGARWSDGYRAAAAAPTWRSPFSSPNNSARLFHGTRPVAARDYYDVLGVSRNASQGEIKKAYYALAKKLHPDTNKGDSDAERKFQEVQRAYETLKDEQKRSLYDQVGPDQYEKASAGGGPGGPFEGGFGNPFEDIFGGGSGGGMNDFFRNIFREREFGGHDAKVALEISFMEAVQGCTKTINFQTAVTCDTCKGAGIPPGTKPETCLACRGSGFIFMQTGPFRMQSTCTQCGGSGKTVKEFCKSCRGRKVVPGTKTVRLDIVPGTDDGDVIKLVRSGGADPDGGSPGDLYVTLKVREDPVFRREKGDIHVDAVLNVTQAILGGTVQVPTLTGEVVLKVKPGTQPGQKVVLRGKGIKTRNSSYYGDQYVHFNVNIPANLTPRQRMLIEEFAKEEQAEEEKDAKAAGASG; this is encoded by the exons atgcgGCTCCCCGGCGGCGCACGCCTCGCGCTCctgctcgctcgccgccgcgccctccactcctcctcctcttccgccGCGCCCTCGTACGCGTCCCCCTTCCATGGAG CGAGATGGAGCGATGGGTatcgtgcggcggcggcggctcccaCTTGGAGGTCGCCGTTTTCCTCGCCGAATAATAGTGCAAGGCTCTTCCACG GGACgaggccggtggcggcgagggacTATTATGATGTGCTCGGCGTGAGCAGGAACGCCAGCCAGGGGGAGATTAAAAAGGCGTATTATGCG CTTGCAAAAAAGCTTCATCCGGATACAAATAAAGGCGATTCTGATGCAGAGAGGAAGTTTCAAGAGGTTCAGCGAGCTTATGAG ACTTTGAAGGATGAGCAAAAGAGATCATTATATGATCAG GTTGGCCCTGATCAGTATGAGAAAGCTTCTGCTGGAGGAGGACCTGGCGGTCCATTCGAGGGGGGTTTCGGCAATCCATTTGAAGATATTTTCGGTGGAGGTTCTGGTGGCGGAATGAATGAc TTCTTTAGAAACATcttcagagagagagaatttGGCGGACATGATGCCAAG GTAGCActtgaaatatcatttatggAAGCAGTTCAAGGGTGCACAAAGACGATCAATTTTCAGACTGCTGTTACGTGTGACACCTGCA AGGGAGCTGGCATACCCCCTGGAACCAAACCTGAGACTTGCCTAGCCTGCAGGGGTTCAGGATTT ATCTTCATGCAAACTGGTCCCTTCAGGATGCAATCGACATGCACACAGTGTGGTGGTAGTGGGAAGACTGTGAAG GAATTTTGCAAGTCATGCAGAGGAAGGAAAGTTGTGCCAGGAACAAAAACCGTCCGACTCGACATAGTGCCTG GTACGGATGATGGTGATGTTATAAAGTTGGTTAGATCTGGTGGAGCAGACCCAGATGGTGGTAGTCCTGGTGATCTTTATGTAACATTGAAG GTTCGTGAGGATCCAGTATTCCGAAGAGAGAAAGGTGATATTCACGTAGATGCTGTATTGAATGTGACTCAG GCAATTTTGGGCGGGACAGTTCAGGTTCCAACTCTCACTGGAGAGGTTGTTCTAAAG GTCAAACCTGGTACTCAGCCTGGCCAAAAGGTTGTTCTGAGAGGAAAAG GAATCAAGACAAGAAATTCATCGTACTATGGAGACCAGTATGTCCATTTCAATGTCAATATCCCTGC GAATTTGACACCGAGGCAGCGCATGCTGATTGAGGAGTTCGCGAAGGAAGAGCAAGCGGAAGAAGAGAAAGACGCGAAGGCAGCTGGGGCATCAGGATAG
- the LOC121054788 gene encoding uncharacterized protein LOC121054788, which translates to MGGDEKRTKFPWMGVARYAVTAVLAAAVAATVVAAVATVLRPVELDLSVANGAVSVERPESAASLIKFRVTLRASNPSGRAVVHFGGDNLVRLLDGAATRTELVAFTLSPFVVPQKESHFVTKAGFLNASALPGSLAARLYDGESDQVVVQAVASLSFTIGGARGVSAGRRGHNFTFHCWPVSISSYYEVSGGDASCSQQTMEAAVTGLANDRCIGGPCPQPFNNAGNCSEKKPRP; encoded by the coding sequence ATGGGCGGCGACGAGAAGCGCACCAAGTTCCCGTGGATGGGCGTGGCGCGGTACGCGGTGACCGCggtgctcgcggcggcggtggcggcgaccgtcGTGGCGGCCGTCGCGACGGTGCTCCGGCCGGTGGAGCTGGACCTGTCGGTGGCCAACGGCGCGGTGTCCGTGGAGCGGCCGGAGTCGGCGGCGTCGCTGATCAAGTTCAGGGTGACCCTCCGCGCCTCCAACCCGAGCGGCCGCGCCGTGGTCCACTTCGGCGGCGACAACCTCGTCCGCCtcctcgacggcgccgcgACGCGGACGGAGCTCGTCGCCTTCACCCTCTCCCCGTTCGTCGTGCCGCAGAAGGAGTCGCACTTCGTGACCAAGGCCGGGTTCCTGAACGCCTCCGCGCTGCCGGGGTCGCTCGCCGCCAGGCTCTACGACGGCGAGAGCGACCAGGTGGTGGTGCAGGCCGTGGCGTCGCTGAGCTTCACcatcggcggcgcgcgcggggtgAGCGCCGGCAGGCGCGGCCACAACTTCACCTTCCACTGCTGGCCGGTGTCCATCTCCAGCTACTACGAGGtgtccggcggcgacgcctcGTGCAGCCAACAGACCATGGAGGCGGCGGTCACCGGCCTGGCCAACGACCGCTGCATCGGCGGGCCCTGCCCGCAGCCGTTCAACAACGCCGGCAACTGCTCCGAGAAGAAGCCCCGGCCGTAG
- the LOC102699792 gene encoding uncharacterized protein LOC102699792 — protein sequence MSGSYYCNVSYMPATAAMGNFTYADSSAEFSLVSGSLFMLFLAGFFSNLNLFGGMSELGAILSPRVRILFSSALSLFFPVMSYLFSEAKNMPLSSGGPSSPDSDLNFVAGIILTWMLLLELIRKKVDEIAMRGYSGTIFRAGRVVWLGSLVFSNIRSPGRRAVFGMFWVLCATKLVQRIAFTEVGKRSYNCGKNAWIINSYMFSTTTTTAAADKDDHGDAMLKRCKYIVTGEGGLDVKATADGYKIKNAGRSSLVTVGRIWSELDQDDDDRRRRRSGGGGPRIMFTHADDLKRMCLSFALFKLLRRRFEHVPPPPPEMSGAETSECRDIIFKGVYDERDEEGTAVAVMDMMNGEMNFLIEYYHSVVPVALASPFFLFVNYFLLPIVVLGVFFMTIILCGNGDASFAFRSLKTDNFTLQSTAVNTFLCLLLNAHSSTSAFFAIVNFAVTFLLFAMYLYEELWEFLVFLLSNWFMVSLLGTYTAKPSWRHSRAFRAFFRSILCLRPLMASYPALRIKQFSPINLRWPPLTLSMPPALMSLLVSTKRVPNQIKHAVVKSLAAHAAAAASPPRLVSNGRAALEAASRTDLMWACDSDSVAEIILTWHVATGLLEQISRPPETALKKKATKKTKKLRDNFIVATTLSRYCAYLVAFHPELLPDYYEKAEEVYEAMKTELKDRLGCCRYYFSPPRARACAIINAPPGGLREKPGVVHDGARLAAFIKSDGDADLETTWKLLAEFWTELIIYMAPSSDEELVIAHENVLGQGGEFITALWALTAHTGVDRAPRKYSASSAHDKSTSDEISITLTP from the exons ATGTCGGGGTCTTACTACTGCAACGTGTCGTACAtgccagcgacggcggccatggGCAACTTCACGTACGCCGACTCGAGCGCAGAGTTCAGCTTGGTGTCGGGCTCGCTGTTCATGCTGTTCCTCGCCGGATTCTTCTCCAATCTCAACTTGTTCGGCGGCATGTCGGAGCTGGGCGCCATCCTCAGCCCGCGGGTCCGCATCCTCTTCTCCTCCGCGCTCTCGCTCTTCTTCCCGGTCATGTCCTACCTCTTCTCCGAGGCCAAGAACATGCCGCTCTCCTCCGGCGGCCCTTCGTCGCCGGACTCCGACCTCAACTTCGTCGCCGGGATCATCCTCACCTGGATGCTCCTCCTGGAGCTCATCCGCAAGAAGGTGGACGAGATCGCCATGCGCGGCTACTCGGGCACCATCTTCCGGGCTGGCCGCGTTGTCTGGCTCGGCAGCCTCGTCTTCTCCAACATCCGGAGCCCCGGCCGGAGGGCGGTGTTCGGCATGTTCTGGGTTCTCTGCGCCACCAAGCTTGTGCAGCGGATCGCCTTCACCGAGGTCGGCAAGCGCTCCTACAACTGTGGCAAGAACGCCTGGATCATCAACTCCTACATGTTctccacgacgacgacgacggcggcggcggacaaaGACGACCATGGGGATGCCATGCTAAAGCGGTGCAAGTACATCgtaacgggagagggagggctGGATGTCAAAGCCACCGCCGACGGCTACAAGATCAAGAACGCCGGCCGCTCCTCCCTCGTCACCGTCGGCAGAATATGGTCCGAGCTAGAtcaagatgatgatgatcgccgtcgtcgtcggagcggcggcggcggacctcGCATCATGTTCACCCACGCCGACGACCTCAAGAGGATGTGCCTCTCCTTCGCGCTCTTCAAGCTGCTGCGGCGAAGGTTCGAGcacgtgccgccgccgccgccggagatgaGCGGCGCGGAGACCAGCGAGTGCCGCGACATCATCTTCAAGGGGGTGTACGACGAGCGCGACGAGGAaggcacggcggtggcggtgatgGACATGATGAACGGCGAGATGAACTTCCTCATCGAGTACTACCACTCCGTCGTGCCCGTCGCCCTCGCGAGccccttcttcctcttcgtcaactacttcctcctccccatcgTGGTCTTGGGAGTCTTTTTCATGACCATCATCCTCTGCGGCAATGGCGACGCCAGCTTCGCCTTCCGCAGCCTCAAGACGGACAACTTCACCCTCCAATCCACCGCGGTCAACACCTTCCTGTGCCTCCTCCTCAACGCCCACAGCTCGACGAGCGCCTTTTTCGCCATCGTCAACTTCGCCGTCACCTTCCTCCTCTTCGCCATGTACCTCTACGAGGAGCTCTGGGAAttcctcgtcttcctcctctccaactGGTTCATGGTGTCGCTGCTTGGCACCTACACGGCCAAGCCCAGCTGGCGCCACAGCCGCGCCTTCCGCGCTTTCTTCCGCTCCATCCTGTGCCTCCGCCCATTGATGGCCTCCTACCCGGCCCTTCGCATCAAGCAATTCTCGCCGATCAACCTTCGCTGGCCGCCACTCACCCTCTCCATGCCGCCCGCGCTCATGTCCTTGCTCGTCTCAACCAAGCGCGTGCCCAACCAGATCAagcacgccgtcgtcaagtCCCTCGcggcgcacgccgccgccgccgcctcgccgccccgGCTTGTTAGCAACGGCAGGGCTGCGCTGGAGGCGGCGAGCCGCACTGACCTGATGTGGGCGTGCGACAGCGACAGTGTCGCGGAGATCATCCTCACGTGGCACGTCGCCACCGGCCTGTTGGAGCAGATCAGCCGTCCGCCGGAGACGGCGTTGAAGAAGAAGGCGACGAAGAAGACCAAGAAGCTCCGCGACAACTTCATCGTGGCGACGACGCTGTCCAGGTACTGCGCCTACCTGGTGGCCTTCCACCCGGAGCTCCTCCCCGACTACTACGAGAAGGCGGAGGAGGTGTACGAGGCCATGAAGACCGAgctcaaggacaggctcggctGTTGCCGCTACTActtctcgccgccgcgcgcgcgggcctGCGCCATCATCAACGCGCCGCCGGGCGGGCTCAGGGAGAAGCCCGGCGTCGTGCACGACGGCGCAAGGCTGGCCGCGTTCATAAAGAG CGATGGAGATGCCGATCTGGAGACGACATGGAAGCTCCTCGCGGAGTTCTGGACGGAGCTCATCATCTACATGGCTCCATCCAGCGACGAGGAGCTCGTCATCGCGCACGAGAATGTGCTCGGCCAGGGAGGCGAGTTCATCACCGCGCTCTGGGCTTTGACTGCTCACACCGGCGTTGACCGCGCGCCCAGAAAATATTCCGCGTCGTCCGCCCATGACAAATCCACGTCGGATGAAATCTCGATCACTCTTactccctag
- the LOC121054664 gene encoding uncharacterized protein LOC121054664: MGEEEQEEEGEEPSSPSRYGDDRRHFIVLAGLGGILGVTIVVIVISIVLRPAHVEFTVVHTTMNCSSSSSSSNSTSSESTISLNLTVQLQATAASAKVSYRSVFVDLIMAADGNDDVPPTRNESSSGALTLHAPVDPGDLKEQRRTPQPAGTPASFRATSLVVQADDDDDEVDVRGGRLLLDGDECRDGSAAVRATVVVTALVSFVVGPVFTRSYHVVVHCPYVQFHMNGTINPAVNCTA, from the coding sequence ATGGGCGAGGAGgaacaggaggaggagggggaggagccATCGTCACCATCCAGGTACGGTGATGATCGGCGCCATTTCATCGTGCTGGCAGGTCTGGGCGGAATCCTCGGCGTGACGATCGTGGTGATAGTCATCTCCATCGTGCTGAGGCCAGCACACGTGGAGTTCACGGTGGTGCATACGACGATgaactgcagcagcagcagcagcagcagcaatagtACGTCGAGCGAGAGCACGATCTCCCTGAACCTGACCGTCCAACTccaagccaccgccgccagcgccaAGGTGAGCTACAGGAGCGTGTTCGTCGACCTGATCATGGCCGCcgacggcaacgacgacgTACCTCCTACGCGTAACgagagcagcagcggcgcgtTGACGTTGCACGCCCCGGTCGACCCCGGGGACCTGAAAGAGCAGCGGCGGACGCCACAGCCGGCCGGCACGCCGGCGAGCTTCCGTGCGACGTCGCTTGTCGTGCaggcggacgacgacgacgacgaagtcgACGTGCGgggcggccgcctcctcctcgacggCGATGAATGCCGAGACGGTAGTGCCGCCGTGCGGGCCACCGTCGTTGTGACGGCGCTGGTGTCCTTCGTCGTCGGCCCCGTCTTCACCAGGTCGTACCACGTCGTGGTGCACTGCCCTTACGTCCAATTCCATATGAATGGCACTATCAATCCGGCTGTCAATTGCACCGCCTAA